From one Comamonas piscis genomic stretch:
- a CDS encoding LysR family transcriptional regulator — MKTSSGLDVRALKIFEAVASSGSLSKGAAALGVTQSAVSQTITQIEAILETQVFDRSQRPFKLTPAGIALSRRAGQIVEDMERLVVHVRDADLASRPAVRVGMIDSFAATAGPAIVKKVTESASQLLLWSGLANSHATALMKRQLDLIVTTDTLDDVDHIVRRSIFSEPFIAVIPKVREKEFKNADLSTLIEKMPLIRFSARSHFGALIERHLRRQGFTPRPYLEIDTSDVVMAMVAADLGWTVTTPICLLQGRTYSGQITAIPLPGASLHRTIYQLSREGEYVDMAENCFQVSRSVMENDIFPDVRQLIPWLRSGISLS; from the coding sequence ATGAAGACAAGCTCGGGTCTCGATGTCCGTGCCTTGAAGATTTTCGAGGCGGTGGCGTCTTCGGGCAGCCTGTCCAAGGGGGCTGCGGCGCTGGGGGTCACGCAATCGGCAGTCTCGCAGACGATCACGCAGATCGAGGCGATCCTGGAGACGCAGGTGTTCGACCGCTCGCAGCGGCCCTTCAAGCTCACGCCGGCCGGCATTGCGCTCAGCCGCCGGGCAGGGCAGATTGTTGAAGACATGGAGCGCCTGGTAGTGCATGTGCGCGATGCCGATCTGGCCAGCCGCCCGGCGGTCCGCGTCGGCATGATCGACTCCTTCGCCGCCACCGCAGGGCCGGCCATCGTCAAGAAGGTCACCGAATCGGCCAGCCAGCTGCTGCTCTGGTCCGGCCTCGCCAACAGCCATGCGACGGCGCTGATGAAGCGCCAGCTCGACCTGATCGTCACGACTGACACGCTCGATGACGTCGACCACATCGTGCGCCGCTCCATCTTCTCCGAGCCTTTTATCGCGGTGATCCCCAAGGTGCGCGAGAAAGAGTTTAAGAACGCCGACCTCAGCACCCTGATCGAGAAGATGCCGCTGATCCGCTTCAGCGCCCGCTCCCACTTTGGGGCCCTGATCGAGCGCCACCTGCGCCGCCAGGGCTTCACGCCGCGCCCGTATCTGGAGATTGATACCTCCGACGTGGTCATGGCCATGGTCGCGGCCGACCTGGGCTGGACCGTCACCACCCCCATCTGCCTGCTGCAAGGCCGCACCTACAGCGGGCAGATCACCGCCATTCCGCTGCCCGGCGCCAGCCTGCACCGCACCATCTACCAGCTCTCCCGCGAGGGGGAGTATGTGGACATGGCCGAGAACTGCTTCCAAGTGAGCAGAAGCGTCATGGAGAACGACATCTTTCCCGATGTACGCCAACTGATCCCCTGGCTCAGAAGCGGGATCTCGCTGAGCTAG
- a CDS encoding Ig-like domain-containing protein, which produces MKLGKLLAGMLVSLPAIVLAQANIENGTLRMGIRNDGSLMPTEISPLTGITYLTSGADGLTPGCYCEAWGVADAVSNTSGYTGANVGIQGITSESFTSTATTATAVANAFGTFRVTHAFAPSSTSNIYEVKVTIENISSAPVEALYGRAMDWDVFPTAFSEYTTIKRGSSTALVFSSDNGFHNADPLNPDSGILFTNQDIEDSGPEDHGAHFRFNFGTIAPGAKVEFTIGYGAAGNQVDALAALATFGAEAYSLGKPSQNPPGTPNTDGTPNTYIFAFKGIGGVQLIGVDAVDDSAPAVTRPTSGTVTAINVLTNDTVDAAPATTSNVTLAAVGTWPAGITVTPDGNVLVASSAAPGAYTVSYEICSTVQATQCATATVTLEVTAPVVVVPKAVPVGNPLVLAGLGLLLLGFARRKLV; this is translated from the coding sequence ATGAAATTAGGAAAACTGCTGGCGGGGATGCTGGTTAGCTTGCCGGCCATCGTGCTGGCGCAGGCGAATATCGAGAACGGTACCTTGCGCATGGGCATTCGCAATGATGGCTCGCTGATGCCCACCGAGATCAGCCCGCTCACGGGCATCACTTACTTGACGAGTGGTGCAGATGGGCTGACGCCAGGATGCTACTGCGAGGCATGGGGTGTGGCCGATGCAGTGAGCAATACCTCGGGCTACACCGGCGCCAACGTCGGTATTCAAGGGATCACCTCGGAGTCTTTCACCTCAACGGCCACGACCGCTACCGCTGTGGCCAATGCCTTTGGCACCTTCCGCGTCACCCACGCCTTTGCGCCTTCGAGCACGAGCAACATTTACGAGGTCAAGGTCACCATCGAGAACATCTCTTCCGCGCCGGTCGAAGCCCTGTATGGCCGCGCGATGGACTGGGATGTGTTTCCCACTGCGTTCAGCGAATACACGACGATCAAGCGCGGTAGCAGTACTGCCCTGGTCTTCTCCAGCGACAACGGTTTTCACAATGCCGACCCGTTGAACCCCGACAGCGGCATTCTGTTTACCAATCAGGATATTGAGGACAGTGGCCCTGAGGACCATGGCGCGCACTTCCGTTTCAACTTCGGCACCATCGCCCCCGGGGCCAAGGTGGAGTTCACTATTGGCTACGGCGCAGCAGGTAACCAGGTCGATGCCCTGGCAGCCTTGGCCACCTTTGGCGCCGAAGCCTATTCGCTGGGCAAACCCAGCCAGAACCCACCCGGCACCCCGAACACGGATGGGACGCCCAATACTTATATTTTTGCCTTCAAGGGCATTGGTGGTGTGCAGCTGATCGGTGTCGACGCGGTCGATGACTCGGCGCCTGCCGTTACCCGCCCGACCAGCGGCACGGTGACGGCCATCAATGTGCTGACGAACGACACGGTCGATGCCGCGCCGGCCACGACGAGCAATGTGACCTTGGCGGCTGTGGGCACCTGGCCTGCAGGCATCACGGTGACGCCGGATGGCAATGTGCTGGTGGCTTCTTCTGCTGCACCGGGTGCTTATACGGTGAGCTACGAGATCTGCAGTACGGTGCAGGCGACGCAATGCGCTACGGCTACTGTTACGTTGGAGGTGACGGCGCCGGTTGTGGTGGTGCCTAAGGCGGTGCCAGTGGGAAATCCTTTGGTGTTGGCAGGATTGGGGTTGTTGTTGCTGGGCTTTGCTCGCCGCAAGCTGGTTTGA
- a CDS encoding RidA family protein codes for MSNTNANTPNTITRIGGNHRMSQVVRHDNTLYLAGQVADKVEAGISGQTEEVLAKIDRLLAEHGSHKERILSCQIYLADIRHFAEMNVVWDQWVAAGHAPARATLEARLASPAKLIEICVVASASD; via the coding sequence ATGTCCAACACCAACGCCAACACCCCCAACACCATCACCCGCATCGGCGGCAACCACCGCATGTCCCAGGTCGTGCGCCACGACAACACCTTGTACCTGGCCGGCCAGGTGGCCGACAAAGTAGAGGCCGGCATCAGCGGCCAGACTGAAGAGGTCCTCGCCAAAATCGACCGCCTGCTGGCCGAGCACGGCAGCCACAAAGAGCGCATCCTGAGCTGCCAGATCTACCTGGCCGACATACGCCATTTCGCCGAGATGAATGTGGTCTGGGACCAATGGGTCGCCGCAGGCCATGCCCCCGCCCGCGCCACCTTGGAGGCACGCCTGGCCAGCCCGGCCAAGCTGATTGAGATCTGCGTGGTGGCCAGCGCCAGCGATTAA
- a CDS encoding DUF2251 domain-containing protein, which produces MPIVVTAQDTIQIGAAEPMQGNAPEGSYAAVFEDDGDTGYFYALDFANAEQPIQNALHIYNVADVSDKHLPSEVTIGWSTDGSKVVLLINGYPHAVFDFAAKQGYCRTAFPPPDADSGWSGHDWSDDAVELFATEA; this is translated from the coding sequence ATGCCCATCGTCGTTACCGCCCAGGACACCATCCAGATCGGCGCCGCCGAGCCGATGCAAGGCAATGCACCCGAGGGCAGCTATGCAGCAGTGTTTGAAGACGATGGCGACACCGGCTACTTCTATGCGCTGGATTTTGCGAATGCCGAGCAACCCATCCAGAACGCGCTGCACATCTACAACGTGGCCGATGTCTCGGACAAGCACCTGCCGTCCGAGGTGACGATTGGCTGGTCCACCGATGGCAGCAAGGTCGTGCTACTGATCAATGGCTACCCGCATGCGGTGTTTGATTTTGCGGCCAAGCAGGGCTACTGCCGCACCGCCTTTCCGCCGCCCGATGCAGATTCCGGCTGGAGCGGCCATGACTGGTCCGACGATGCCGTCGAACTGTTCGCCACCGAAGCCTGA
- a CDS encoding ABC transporter ATP-binding protein, translating into MISIEGIAKHYGDFKALERVDLEIEKGEFVVLLGASGCGKSTLLNLVTGFDKPTAGRIVVNGREVNKVDPHCGMVFQQYALFPWLTVIDNVAFGLKMKGIAKAERLEVARRFIEMVGLRGFEDKYPNALSGGMRQRVSIARVLANDPDVILLDEPFAALDAMTRQVLQDELLQIYEKSKKTIIFITHSIDEALLLSTRMLIMSARPGRVVTDIRNDLPMPRNAQVQLSPRYNELKGQIWDTVQSEVMRSLQATSH; encoded by the coding sequence ATGATCTCCATCGAGGGGATCGCCAAGCATTACGGGGATTTCAAGGCGCTCGAACGCGTCGATCTGGAGATTGAAAAGGGCGAGTTCGTGGTGCTGCTCGGCGCCTCGGGCTGCGGCAAATCCACCCTGCTCAACCTCGTCACCGGGTTTGACAAACCCACCGCTGGCCGCATCGTCGTCAACGGCCGCGAGGTCAACAAGGTCGATCCGCACTGCGGCATGGTCTTCCAGCAGTACGCGCTCTTCCCCTGGCTCACGGTGATCGACAACGTCGCCTTTGGCCTCAAGATGAAGGGCATCGCCAAGGCCGAGCGGCTGGAGGTGGCGCGCCGCTTTATCGAGATGGTCGGCCTGCGGGGCTTTGAGGACAAGTACCCCAATGCGCTCTCGGGCGGCATGCGCCAGCGCGTCTCCATCGCCCGCGTGCTCGCCAATGACCCGGATGTGATCCTGCTCGACGAGCCCTTTGCCGCGCTCGATGCGATGACCCGCCAAGTGCTGCAGGACGAGTTGCTGCAGATCTACGAAAAGAGCAAGAAGACCATCATCTTCATCACCCACTCCATCGACGAGGCACTGCTGCTGTCCACCCGCATGCTCATCATGAGCGCGCGGCCCGGACGCGTGGTCACCGACATCCGCAACGACCTGCCCATGCCGCGCAATGCGCAGGTCCAACTCTCCCCGCGCTACAACGAGCTCAAGGGCCAGATCTGGGACACCGTGCAATCCGAAGTCATGCGCAGCCTGCAGGCCACCAGCCACTAA
- a CDS encoding ABC transporter permease: MAATSAASVLIFIALWEAVCRAGLVDPIFLPPPSAALGKAAAMLGDGTFWPHILASARRVMIGFLAATAVAIPLGIFLGTSSFARAAFDPILSFLRPLPSMSWIPLSLLWFGITETQKYSIVFMGCFAPAMVYVIEATRNVDPLLVRAAQNLGASRWQVMQEVILPGSLSQILSGFKVILGLAWTCVIAAELVAAREGLGFLIMNGKEFFQTEVVVLGMVLISTTVLITDFFFRLIENWVLRWKQ, encoded by the coding sequence CTGGCCGCCACCAGTGCGGCCTCGGTGCTCATCTTCATCGCCCTCTGGGAGGCCGTGTGCCGCGCCGGCCTGGTCGATCCCATCTTTCTGCCGCCGCCCAGCGCCGCGCTGGGCAAGGCAGCCGCCATGCTGGGCGACGGCACGTTCTGGCCCCACATCCTGGCGTCTGCGCGCCGGGTGATGATCGGCTTTTTGGCGGCCACGGCCGTGGCCATTCCGCTGGGCATCTTCCTGGGCACCTCGTCGTTTGCCCGGGCGGCCTTCGATCCCATCCTGTCTTTTCTGCGGCCACTGCCGTCGATGAGCTGGATTCCGCTGTCCCTGCTGTGGTTCGGCATCACCGAGACGCAAAAGTACAGCATCGTCTTCATGGGCTGCTTTGCGCCAGCGATGGTCTATGTGATCGAGGCCACGCGCAATGTCGATCCGCTCTTGGTGCGCGCTGCGCAAAACCTGGGCGCCAGCCGCTGGCAGGTGATGCAGGAGGTGATCTTGCCCGGCAGCCTGTCGCAGATTCTGAGCGGCTTCAAGGTCATCCTCGGCCTGGCCTGGACCTGCGTGATCGCCGCCGAACTGGTCGCCGCCCGCGAAGGCCTGGGCTTTCTCATCATGAACGGCAAGGAGTTCTTCCAGACCGAAGTCGTCGTGCTGGGCATGGTGCTGATCAGCACCACGGTGCTGATCACCGACTTCTTCTTCCGTCTGATTGAAAACTGGGTACTGAGGTGGAAACAATGA
- a CDS encoding LysR family transcriptional regulator, which produces MDYRQFRAFVAVFEERNITAAAQRLHLSQPALSGSIRLLEEALGTALFVRKARGVEVTDDARALYPQLRRMVAEADGLAQRFRKRDERERLTIGVEEDVARSTVQHLAATARACVPDLQLHLLAQCEGDARLASEELRCEDELFLPLLSERYVLALPAPSLVPGNVTDTAQDAAMDWIVCPTHASHQRLLPLYGSRGDSPAALAGNFSLALDLVAAGVGSAIVPESLAQEVPGVQTQPLEVELKRRIGLCYNVQALGNGALARLRDGVLGTGAKPSF; this is translated from the coding sequence ATGGATTACCGCCAGTTCCGCGCCTTTGTTGCCGTTTTCGAAGAGCGCAATATCACCGCTGCCGCGCAGCGTCTGCACCTGAGCCAGCCGGCGCTGTCGGGCAGCATCCGCCTGCTGGAAGAGGCCCTGGGTACGGCCTTGTTTGTGCGCAAGGCGCGGGGTGTGGAAGTGACGGACGACGCCCGCGCGCTCTACCCCCAGTTGCGCCGCATGGTGGCCGAGGCCGATGGCCTGGCCCAGCGCTTTCGCAAACGTGACGAGCGTGAGCGCCTGACCATTGGCGTCGAAGAGGATGTCGCCCGCAGCACCGTGCAGCACTTGGCTGCTACCGCCCGCGCATGCGTGCCCGACCTGCAGCTGCATCTGCTCGCGCAATGCGAGGGCGATGCGCGCCTGGCCAGTGAAGAGCTGCGCTGCGAGGACGAGCTGTTCCTGCCCCTGCTGAGCGAGCGCTATGTGCTGGCCCTGCCTGCCCCATCCTTGGTGCCTGGCAACGTAACGGATACCGCGCAAGACGCTGCCATGGACTGGATCGTCTGCCCCACCCACGCCAGCCACCAGCGCCTGTTGCCCCTCTATGGCAGCCGCGGCGATTCACCCGCCGCGCTGGCCGGCAATTTCTCGCTGGCGCTGGACCTGGTGGCGGCCGGTGTGGGCAGCGCCATCGTGCCTGAGTCGCTCGCGCAAGAGGTGCCGGGTGTGCAGACCCAGCCGCTGGAGGTGGAGCTGAAACGCCGTATTGGGCTTTGCTACAACGTGCAGGCTTTAGGTAATGGGGCGCTGGCGCGCTTGCGGGATGGGGTGTTGGGGACGGGTGCGAAGCCCTCGTTCTAA
- a CDS encoding SDR family oxidoreductase: MQNRKPLIVITGASSGIGLATAQLFSSLGHPLLLLARRLENMQALNLPDTLAISVDVTDRAALAAAVQQGEARFGPADAIVNNAGVMMLGEITRQDPDQWDRMLDVNVKGVLNGVHAVAAGMVQRQRGSIINVSSVAGRKTFPNHVAYVGTKFAVHGLTENLREELAAHNVRVTTIAPGAVETELLGHTTDDSIKAGYEDWKTSMGSKVLSAQDVANAIHYAYAQPDGVCIREIVLAATRQQA, translated from the coding sequence ATGCAAAACCGCAAACCTCTGATCGTCATCACCGGTGCCAGCTCGGGCATTGGTCTGGCTACCGCCCAGCTGTTTTCGTCGCTGGGCCACCCGCTGCTGCTGCTGGCCCGCCGGCTGGAGAACATGCAGGCCCTGAACCTGCCCGATACCCTGGCCATCTCCGTCGACGTGACCGACCGCGCCGCGCTGGCCGCTGCCGTGCAGCAAGGCGAAGCCCGCTTTGGCCCGGCCGATGCCATCGTCAACAACGCCGGTGTCATGATGCTGGGCGAGATCACGCGCCAGGACCCAGACCAGTGGGACCGCATGCTGGATGTGAATGTCAAAGGTGTCTTGAACGGCGTGCATGCGGTCGCCGCTGGCATGGTGCAGCGCCAGCGTGGCAGCATCATCAATGTGAGCTCGGTGGCCGGCCGCAAGACCTTTCCCAACCATGTCGCCTATGTCGGCACCAAGTTCGCCGTGCATGGCCTGACGGAGAACCTGCGCGAAGAACTGGCCGCCCACAATGTACGCGTCACCACCATCGCCCCCGGCGCGGTCGAGACTGAGCTGCTCGGCCACACCACCGATGACAGCATCAAGGCCGGCTACGAGGATTGGAAAACCTCCATGGGCAGCAAGGTGCTGTCGGCCCAGGATGTGGCCAACGCCATCCACTACGCCTATGCGCAGCCCGATGGTGTTTGCATTCGCGAAATCGTGCTGGCCGCTACCCGTCAACAAGCCTAA
- a CDS encoding ABC transporter substrate-binding protein, protein MTLNRRSFIQKSAVASFAGALSLPGFAAEQTVKYGGSPWLGHYPAHLAMAEGYLKEVGINQDWQSFATSSARMSAFMSGGVDIGCAGIVSALALMSRGAKQFAIIAIPENFGRVEGLVARKGIETVADLKGKKIGVTFASSTHLLVLDVLEQAGIKPGEADVLNIPGPELHGAIKTGQIDAAAAWTPHFDNILREPGVKLLADDSQFSLYKSFKVTPGPDVLLVRREFAVKNGELVKRYLSAYFKASDLLREQPEKASQALLKFTGLTMKEQMSAVTGSDWYPQAQQKELLTGEFVQGLQKLAEMLVKHKQIDKAPVVKDWIDASFV, encoded by the coding sequence ATGACCCTCAACCGCCGTTCCTTTATCCAGAAAAGCGCCGTTGCCTCGTTCGCCGGCGCGCTGTCGCTGCCCGGCTTTGCGGCAGAGCAAACCGTCAAATACGGAGGCTCGCCCTGGCTGGGCCACTACCCCGCCCACCTCGCAATGGCCGAGGGGTATTTGAAGGAGGTGGGCATCAACCAGGACTGGCAATCCTTTGCCACCTCATCGGCCCGCATGAGTGCCTTTATGTCCGGCGGTGTTGATATCGGCTGCGCGGGCATCGTCTCGGCGCTGGCGTTGATGTCGCGCGGCGCCAAGCAGTTCGCGATCATTGCGATCCCGGAAAACTTTGGCCGGGTCGAAGGCCTGGTCGCCCGCAAAGGCATCGAGACCGTGGCCGACCTCAAAGGCAAGAAGATCGGCGTAACCTTTGCATCCAGCACCCATCTGCTGGTGCTGGATGTGCTGGAGCAGGCGGGCATCAAACCCGGCGAGGCCGATGTGCTCAACATCCCCGGCCCCGAGCTGCATGGCGCCATCAAGACTGGCCAGATCGATGCAGCTGCTGCCTGGACGCCCCACTTTGACAACATCCTGCGCGAGCCCGGCGTCAAGCTGCTGGCCGATGATTCGCAGTTCAGCCTCTACAAGTCCTTCAAGGTCACGCCCGGCCCCGATGTGCTGCTGGTGCGCCGCGAGTTTGCCGTCAAGAACGGTGAGCTGGTCAAGCGCTACCTGTCGGCCTACTTCAAGGCCAGCGATCTGCTGCGCGAGCAGCCCGAGAAAGCCTCGCAGGCGCTGCTCAAGTTCACCGGTTTGACCATGAAAGAGCAGATGTCCGCCGTCACCGGCTCCGACTGGTACCCGCAGGCCCAGCAAAAAGAGCTGCTCACCGGCGAGTTTGTGCAAGGCCTGCAAAAGCTGGCCGAGATGCTGGTCAAGCACAAGCAGATCGACAAGGCCCCGGTCGTCAAAGACTGGATCGATGCCTCCTTCGTCTGA
- a CDS encoding aldo/keto reductase, translating into MPTRPLGRSGLQVSALGLGCMGLSFGYGPGLDRAAGVQLIREAAARGVTFFDTAEAYGALNEEMVGEALAPVRNQVVIATKFGFKDGDSKAGLDSRPERIRAVVHASLQRLRTDHIDLLYQHRVDPAVPMEDVAGAVKDLIAEGKVRYFGLSEAGVDSIRRAHAVQPVAALQSEYSLWWREPEQTTLPVLEELGIGFVPFSPLGKGFLTGAIKADTAFSQNDFRNVVPRFSTEARQANQALVDALGAIAQAKGITLAQVALAWLLAQKPWIAPIPGTTKLHRLEENLAAAHVALDSADLQSIGKALDAIAIEGARYPAHLARLVSR; encoded by the coding sequence ATCCCCACCCGCCCACTCGGCCGCAGCGGCCTGCAGGTCTCCGCCCTCGGTCTGGGCTGCATGGGCCTCAGCTTTGGCTACGGCCCCGGGCTCGATCGCGCCGCCGGCGTGCAGCTGATCCGCGAGGCAGCGGCCCGAGGCGTCACCTTCTTCGACACGGCCGAGGCCTATGGGGCCTTGAACGAAGAGATGGTCGGCGAAGCGCTGGCACCCGTGCGCAACCAGGTGGTGATCGCGACCAAGTTTGGCTTTAAGGATGGCGACTCCAAAGCCGGACTCGACAGCCGGCCCGAACGCATCCGCGCGGTGGTCCATGCATCGCTGCAGCGCCTGCGCACGGACCATATCGACCTGCTCTACCAGCACCGCGTCGACCCAGCCGTGCCGATGGAAGATGTAGCCGGCGCCGTCAAGGACCTGATTGCCGAGGGCAAGGTGCGCTACTTTGGCCTGTCGGAGGCGGGGGTGGATTCGATCCGCCGCGCCCATGCGGTGCAGCCGGTCGCAGCGCTGCAAAGCGAGTATTCGCTGTGGTGGCGCGAGCCCGAGCAGACCACCCTGCCGGTGCTCGAAGAACTGGGCATCGGCTTTGTGCCCTTCAGCCCGCTGGGCAAGGGATTTTTGACCGGCGCCATCAAGGCCGACACGGCCTTCAGCCAGAATGATTTTCGCAATGTCGTGCCGCGCTTTAGCACCGAGGCACGCCAGGCCAACCAGGCACTGGTCGATGCGCTGGGTGCCATCGCCCAGGCCAAGGGCATCACCCTGGCGCAAGTGGCCCTGGCCTGGCTGCTGGCCCAAAAGCCCTGGATAGCGCCCATCCCCGGCACCACCAAGCTGCACCGGCTGGAGGAGAACCTGGCCGCCGCCCATGTCGCTCTGGACAGCGCCGACCTACAAAGCATTGGCAAGGCGCTGGACGCCATCGCCATCGAAGGGGCGCGCTACCCGGCGCATCTGGCCCGGCTGGTCAGCCGCTAA
- a CDS encoding NAD(P)/FAD-dependent oxidoreductase gives MSKPPTFPSYQAGSGWNALLPKRQAHTQAPSERHFDAIVIGAGVTGLAAARRIAELEPQARVLLVDASTVGDGSSGRNSGFLINLPHNTGMSGHGSPIEVARKQIALYNTGLAWLKSLIDQHQIDCGWNPVGKYHAAATPDGAARLKSTLQQYQQWGVAYTELGREALQQRLGTTHYHYGYHSDNNVFVQPAALVRGLADSLPANVQLWEGEPVLSLQEGKPHTVRTASAELTAPRIVIANNGFASKLGFARDRVFTIYTYAGLTEQLDEEELQKLGAEPEWGVIPANRLGTTLRKVAGGRFMVRSSYSYNSEEPLANVRKALQACYQMRYPQMRSHALPLLWGGVTALTRNGALYFGQVGDGLYISIGCNGAGMLKGSMFGKLLGEMACGQQSPQLADALGFERPSWLPPEPLRRMAIVSTIQYQKYRAGIER, from the coding sequence ATGTCCAAGCCACCTACTTTCCCGAGCTACCAAGCGGGCTCGGGCTGGAATGCCTTGCTCCCAAAAAGGCAAGCCCACACCCAGGCGCCCAGCGAGCGGCACTTTGATGCCATCGTCATCGGCGCTGGCGTCACCGGGCTGGCCGCTGCCCGCCGCATCGCCGAGCTGGAGCCACAAGCCCGTGTGCTGCTGGTCGATGCCAGCACCGTGGGCGACGGTTCCTCGGGCCGCAACTCGGGCTTTTTGATCAACCTGCCGCACAACACCGGCATGTCCGGCCACGGCAGCCCCATCGAGGTGGCGCGCAAGCAGATTGCGCTCTACAACACGGGCCTGGCCTGGCTCAAATCCCTGATCGACCAGCACCAGATCGACTGCGGCTGGAACCCTGTCGGCAAGTACCACGCCGCCGCCACGCCCGATGGCGCGGCCCGCCTCAAAAGCACGCTCCAGCAGTACCAGCAATGGGGCGTGGCCTATACCGAGCTGGGGCGCGAGGCCTTGCAGCAGCGCCTGGGCACCACGCACTACCACTACGGCTACCACTCGGACAACAACGTCTTTGTGCAGCCCGCCGCCCTGGTGCGCGGCCTGGCCGACAGCCTGCCCGCCAATGTGCAGCTCTGGGAGGGCGAGCCCGTGCTGTCGCTGCAAGAGGGCAAGCCCCACACCGTGCGCACCGCCAGCGCCGAGCTGACTGCGCCGCGCATCGTCATCGCCAACAATGGCTTTGCCAGCAAGCTCGGCTTTGCGCGGGATCGCGTGTTCACCATCTACACCTATGCGGGCCTCACCGAGCAGCTGGACGAGGAAGAGCTGCAAAAGCTGGGCGCCGAGCCGGAATGGGGCGTGATCCCCGCCAACCGCCTGGGCACCACCTTGCGCAAGGTGGCGGGCGGCCGCTTCATGGTGCGCAGCTCCTACTCGTACAACAGCGAAGAGCCGCTCGCCAACGTGCGCAAGGCCCTGCAGGCTTGCTACCAGATGCGCTACCCGCAGATGCGCTCGCATGCGCTGCCCTTGCTTTGGGGCGGCGTCACCGCCCTCACCCGCAACGGCGCGCTCTACTTTGGCCAGGTGGGCGATGGCCTCTACATCTCCATCGGCTGCAATGGTGCGGGCATGCTCAAAGGCAGCATGTTCGGCAAGCTGCTCGGCGAGATGGCCTGCGGCCAGCAATCCCCCCAGCTGGCCGATGCGCTGGGCTTTGAACGCCCCAGCTGGCTGCCGCCCGAACCACTGCGCCGCATGGCGATTGTCAGCACCATCCAGTACCAAAAATACCGGGCAGGTATCGAGCGCTGA
- a CDS encoding GNAT family N-acetyltransferase, which translates to MSYTVQHEEADSKGAFFITRDATRVAEMTYSRTNATMIIIDHTEVDDSLRGEGAGRQLLNALVAWARETHTKVLPLCPFAKAQFAKDAALRDVLS; encoded by the coding sequence ATGTCCTACACCGTCCAACACGAAGAAGCCGATTCCAAAGGCGCCTTCTTTATCACCCGCGACGCCACACGCGTCGCCGAGATGACCTACAGCCGCACCAATGCCACGATGATCATCATCGACCACACGGAAGTCGATGATTCGCTGCGCGGCGAAGGCGCCGGTCGCCAGCTGCTCAATGCGCTGGTGGCCTGGGCGCGCGAGACGCATACCAAGGTGCTGCCACTGTGCCCCTTTGCCAAGGCCCAGTTCGCCAAGGATGCGGCGCTGCGCGACGTGCTGTCGTGA